In the Commensalibacter melissae genome, CGGTCTTTATAGAAATAAAGATGGAGTAGTTATTGCGCCTGAAAAGGTTTCTGAAATTCCAAATGATTTTTTATTAAATGGTAATTTATACATAGCTTCTGATGATTATGTTAACGGCAGTAAAAAAATGCCTGAAGGATTGTCATTAAACGGTAATATCGTTCTTACTGATGGTTCTGTCTACTATAAAAATTCCTGGAATAATGGCGGCGTACTTTGTGTTGCTTAATAGCTATATTTTTTTATTCAATTATAGATATATAGGGCATTAAAATGATTAATTCGTCTCCAAAGAATCTGAATCTCTCAGATTGTACTGTTTCTATTGATGAAGATAATGTTGAAAACCAGAAATTGCTAGATGCAATCTATAATCTTGATGTTCATACATTCAAGCTTAATTACGCTATTGATAAAAAGGGAGAGAGTAAAGCCAGATTGCATAATGGTTTTATAGCTCAGGAGGTCGAGAAGTCTTTGAAAGATAAAGGTTTGTCAGCTTCTGATTATGGAATGTGGATAGAAGAAAAAGTTTTTGAGACACAAGATATTGAGACAGGCGAAAAGGATGACAGGGGTAATCCTGTTACAAAAAGAGAATGTATATTTTTAAAAGATGCTGATAGTAATCAGGTTTACAGGCAGTCTTTACGATATGATGAAATATTTTGTGTTTTTATTCAAGCATTTAAACAAAAATTGAAAAAACTTGAGGATTTTAAACAAGTTTACGAGCAAAGAATTAGTGATTTAGAAACTAGGCTATTAAATTTAAAATAAATTTTTCAAATTAATGAATGAAATTAATTAAGAGATATAAAATGACAAATCAAAATAACGCTCCAAAAGATCTGGACCTGTCTGCATGTAATGTTTCAATGGATGGTGGTAATACATCACAGCAACTTTCAGAACTTGTTAAAACAGCAAATGATACAAAAGAACAGATTGCAAGTGTCACAGCAATTGCAAGTCAAGCACAAAGTAATGTTGATAACATTAGAACCTATGTCAATAATTTAGATCTAGATAAATATTTTTCCATTGATGATGCAAATAAACCCTTGGGTATTGTAATACTTGATTTGACAGGACAATTTGTGTATCCACAGCCTAAGGATATGGATGGTGTTACATGGATTAATGCGGGTTTAAGACCAATAAATGGTGATTATACAAAAGATTATGAACCCAATCCAAAATCCAGGGAAATACATATTCAGTATTCTGTAAATTTTAATGGTGAAAAAGGTAATAACAAGAGTTTTACTAGTGTAGTATGGTCTGACAACATTAATGCCAATTATGCATTTGGTTCTGTTTCCTTTCATCCCCTTAATGATGGCGGCGGGGACCTGGGACGTGCGGGAAATTCATGGAACAATCTTTTCATAAAG is a window encoding:
- a CDS encoding tail fiber domain-containing protein yields the protein MINSSPKNLNLSDCTVSIDEDNVENQKLLDAIYNLDVHTFKLNYAIDKKGESKARLHNGFIAQEVEKSLKDKGLSASDYGMWIEEKVFETQDIETGEKDDRGNPVTKRECIFLKDADSNQVYRQSLRYDEIFCVFIQAFKQKLKKLEDFKQVYEQRISDLETRLLNLK
- a CDS encoding tail fiber domain-containing protein, translated to MTNQNNAPKDLDLSACNVSMDGGNTSQQLSELVKTANDTKEQIASVTAIASQAQSNVDNIRTYVNNLDLDKYFSIDDANKPLGIVILDLTGQFVYPQPKDMDGVTWINAGLRPINGDYTKDYEPNPKSREIHIQYSVNFNGEKGNNKSFTSVVWSDNINANYAFGSVSFHPLNDGGGDLGRAGNSWNNLFIKTAPNVTSDKNVKTITSILDEKADNSDRKLMDALYNVNVVNYKLNDAIKEKGEDKARVHTGFIAQDIEQAIRDAGLDPSDYAMWTQDASLEFKRVDTGEKDENGNPILKSVQEVPKDDKGDIIYRQKLRYTEVLCMLLAAHKRKINDLETRLMKLESK